Part of the Oscillibacter hominis genome is shown below.
GGCAAGATGACCGAGGAGGACTGCCGCAAAAATTTGAAAAAGGGCAACTACTTCGGCACCATGCTGGTGAAGATGGGCTATGCCGACGCCCTGCTGGGCGGCGCCACCTACTCCACCGCCGACACGGTCCGCCCCGCGCTCCAGATCATCAAGACCAAGCCCGGCAGCAAGATCGTCTCCTCCTGCTTCATCCTGGTGCGCCCCTCCGCCACCGGTGAGAACGAGGTGCTGGCCATGGCCGACTGCGCCATCAACATCAAGCCCACGGAGGACGAGCTGGTGGAGATCGCCCTGGAGACCGCCAACACCGCCCGCACCTTTGGAATCGACCCGAAGATCGCCTTCCTGAGCTATTCCACCATGGGCTCCGGCAAGGGCGAGGACGTGGACAAGATGCGAAATGCCTGCGAGAAGGCCAAGGCCGCCGCGCCGGAGCTGGCCATCGACGGCGAGCTTCAGTTCGACGCCGCCGTGTCCCCCAACGTGGCCCATACCAAGTGCCCGGAGTCCAAGGTGGCCGGCCATGCCAACACCTTCATCTTCCCGGACATCAACGCCGGCAACATCGGCTACAAGATCGCCCAGCGCCTGGGCAGCTTTGACGCCTACGGCCCCATCCTTCAGGGCCTGAACGCCCCCATCAACGACCTCTCCCGGGGCTGCAACGCCATGGAGGTCTATTCCATGGCCATCATCACCGCCGGTTTGGTGGACTGAGAAAAAAGACACGGAGCGAAAGCCCCGTGTCTTTTCTTATTATTTTGGTATGGGTTCATACGGTTCCGGATTGTTGGTGCGGCCCAACAGATAATCCACACTGGTATGGTAGAAGTCAGCCAATGCACACAGCACGGACACTGGGACATCATTTTCTCCTGTTTCGTATTTGGAATACCCTGACTGGGACATATTCAAATACTCTGCGACCTGTGTTTGGTTCCAATCTTTATCTTCACGCAAGTCACGTATCCGCAGATTCATGCGATTTCCCCTTTGGATAAGGTTTTTCTATATCTGTTCTTCCCACCAAATAGTCGATGCTGGTATGGTAGAAGTCTGCCAATGCATCCAGATGTTCAATTGGCATCACACGTTTCCCAATTTCATAGTTACTGTACGTCCTCTGGTCAATTCCCAGATATGCGGCAATTTCCTTTTGCGCATAATCGCCATCTTCCCGCAGGTCACGGATTCTCCATCTGTTCATCAACCTTCTCACCTCTGGGGGCAGTATATTTTACTATTATTTGTTCCTGTTGACTTTACTAACGAACGATAGTAAAATAAATTTTTGTGAGGTGATAAGAAATGATCCCGTACAAAAAAATGTATGCTCTCTTAATGGGCGCCGTTTCCGATGCATTGGATTCCATGGACGCCGGGAATTTCCCGCAGGCGAAGAAGCAGTTGCTGACCGCAGTAGACGGAATAGAAAACCTCTACATTGAAGCTTCCTTAAACTTAGAAGACGCGCACGACGAATGACCGTCGTGCGCTTTTTATTTTGTGCGTTATCAGGAATAGGGATATCTTTCATCGGTGAGTCCTATCAGATAATCCACGCTGGTGTGATAGAGGTCAGCCAATACGATCATTTGTCGTGCTCGGATGCGACTTCTCCCTTTTTCATAATCACCATACGTCTTACGGCTTACGCCCAGCAGTTCAGCAACCTGTTTCTGACTCAAGCCCTTCTCAATCCTCAAATCCCGTATTCTTGGATACACCCGTCTCACCCCGCAATAGTACTTTTGAATA
Proteins encoded:
- the pta gene encoding phosphate acetyltransferase; translation: MFNFLINKLKAHPRKIVFTEGTDPRILEASARLLSGTFLTPVLVGNPDEVQKAAEEAGFNIRGAEIMDPENFPEMEKMVSTLVELRKGKMTEEDCRKNLKKGNYFGTMLVKMGYADALLGGATYSTADTVRPALQIIKTKPGSKIVSSCFILVRPSATGENEVLAMADCAINIKPTEDELVEIALETANTARTFGIDPKIAFLSYSTMGSGKGEDVDKMRNACEKAKAAAPELAIDGELQFDAAVSPNVAHTKCPESKVAGHANTFIFPDINAGNIGYKIAQRLGSFDAYGPILQGLNAPINDLSRGCNAMEVYSMAIITAGLVD
- a CDS encoding helix-turn-helix domain-containing protein, with protein sequence MNLRIRDLREDKDWNQTQVAEYLNMSQSGYSKYETGENDVPVSVLCALADFYHTSVDYLLGRTNNPEPYEPIPK
- a CDS encoding helix-turn-helix domain-containing protein; this translates as MNRWRIRDLREDGDYAQKEIAAYLGIDQRTYSNYEIGKRVMPIEHLDALADFYHTSIDYLVGRTDIEKPYPKGKSHESADT
- a CDS encoding helix-turn-helix domain-containing protein — translated: MTNIAHLFCGIINGIQKYYCGVRRVYPRIRDLRIEKGLSQKQVAELLGVSRKTYGDYEKGRSRIRARQMIVLADLYHTSVDYLIGLTDERYPYS